ACAGCGTCTACCACTTGATCCACGAGGTCTGGACCACTGCAAAGACCCTGCAGCTGGATTCCCTCGGCCAGGCGGATTTCCGGGGTTTCTACGGCACCTATGACGTCCATATCCGATGCTCCGACGGAACCGATAAGACATTGCCGGCGAAATTCCTGAAAGAGGGTCCGCGAAAGGTCGAGGCCGTAGCGGAATGAGGAATTCCCCCGTTCCATTTTAGCCCGTAACCTTGGAGTTACAGGTCGAGGATTCCCAGGCGGCGCTAAGCCACCGGCAGCGGAAGCAGCACCCGAGGCGAAGTGAACGCCCGCTCCCGTTGCGTAAAAGGATCCCGGAAACGTAGGCTTTTCGAAAGCAGTTGGAGCGGCCGATCCGGATCATCCGCAGCTTCCGGAAGCAGATCCGGATAATAGGGATCGTTAAGGATGGCTGCCCCGATTTGGGAAACCTGCAACCGCAATTGGTGCCGCTTTCCGGTAAGCGGATATAGGGCGAGCCCCGCGTATGCTCCCGACCGTTTTAGAAGGCTCATCCGGCAAAACGCATTGGATACCCCTTCCGCCAAATCGCGTCGCAAGGTGGGCGCATTTTTTTCGATGCGGCACTCCAAGTCCCAGGAATCTTCCGCAGGCGGTTCGCCGAGCCAGCGGACATTCGCCAGG
The genomic region above belongs to Fibrobacterota bacterium and contains:
- a CDS encoding pseudouridine synthase; amino-acid sequence: EILYFREVAAEPSISDAHQILYRDDHILVACKPHFMPVVPGGKFVRECLLYRLMEETGLRGLSPVHRIDRHTAGLVLFSIHENERGRYQELFMEHQVEKGYLANVRWLGEPPAEDSWDLECRIEKNAPTLRRDLAEGVSNAFCRMSLLKRSGAYAGLALYPLTGKRHQLRLQVSQIGAAILNDPYYPDLLPEAADDPDRPLQLLSKSLRFRDPFTQRERAFTSPRVLLPLPVA